In Enterobacter cloacae, the following are encoded in one genomic region:
- a CDS encoding peptidase P60, which yields MRQKTIDAITAHAAAEYPRECCGVVVQKSRVERYFPCRNLAAAPEDNFVLCPEDYAVAEDWGTVIAIAHSHPDATTQPSELDKAQCDATLLPWHIVSWPEGDLRTIQPRGELPLLERPFVLGHFDCWGLVMSYFRQTHDIELHDYRVDYPWWEDNYPENFYQDCWYECGFREFTGAPRPGDMVIMQVQANKWNHAGILLEGNMLLHHLHGHLSQRVPYGGYWQERTVKLLRYRDFFIF from the coding sequence ATGCGCCAGAAAACCATTGATGCCATCACGGCTCACGCCGCTGCGGAATATCCGCGTGAGTGCTGCGGGGTGGTGGTGCAGAAAAGCCGCGTTGAGCGATATTTCCCGTGCCGCAATCTTGCCGCCGCGCCGGAGGACAATTTTGTTCTTTGCCCGGAAGATTACGCAGTTGCTGAGGACTGGGGGACGGTGATCGCCATCGCTCACAGCCACCCTGATGCAACGACGCAGCCGAGCGAACTGGATAAAGCGCAATGCGATGCAACGCTTTTACCCTGGCATATTGTGAGCTGGCCGGAGGGAGATTTACGTACTATACAGCCGCGCGGCGAGCTGCCTCTGCTGGAACGTCCCTTTGTTCTCGGTCACTTTGACTGCTGGGGGCTGGTGATGAGTTATTTCCGGCAGACGCATGACATCGAGCTGCACGATTACCGGGTAGATTATCCGTGGTGGGAAGATAACTATCCGGAGAACTTCTACCAGGACTGCTGGTATGAGTGTGGTTTTCGGGAGTTCACCGGCGCACCACGGCCAGGCGATATGGTCATCATGCAGGTGCAGGCCAATAAGTGGAATCACGCCGGGATTTTGCTTGAGGGCAACATGCTTCTGCACCACCTGCATGGGCATCTGAGTCAGCGTGTGCCTTATGGTGGGTACTGGCAAGAAAGAACAGTTAAGTTATTGCGGTATAGGGATTTTTTTATATTTTAA
- a CDS encoding phage minor tail protein L: MSLHADYQKLEPGNEVRLFSVDGAAFGMSDVLCFHAHNIAHTPEEIEAAGGDENKLPAKSIWWQGQEYKAWPCQVEGIEATTDGTSPQPKLTVANLDSSITALCLAYDDLLQAKVSIHDTLARYLDARNFPQGNPSADPAQEKLKVFYIDAKSSENNEVVEFTLSSPMDLQGLMIPTRQLHSLCTWCIRNKYRTGDGCDYAGTRYFDKHNNPVDDPSLDECNGTLTACKLRHGDGNELPFGGFPGTSLIRS; encoded by the coding sequence ATGAGTCTTCATGCTGATTATCAAAAACTTGAGCCGGGCAATGAAGTCCGGCTTTTTTCTGTCGATGGCGCGGCATTCGGCATGTCGGATGTTCTCTGTTTCCACGCACATAATATCGCGCACACACCTGAAGAAATTGAGGCTGCTGGCGGGGATGAGAATAAACTTCCGGCGAAGTCTATCTGGTGGCAGGGCCAGGAATACAAAGCCTGGCCGTGTCAGGTTGAAGGTATTGAGGCAACCACGGACGGTACCAGCCCGCAGCCTAAACTGACGGTGGCCAACCTGGACAGCTCCATCACGGCGCTCTGTCTTGCGTATGACGATCTGCTGCAGGCCAAAGTCAGTATTCATGACACGCTGGCGCGGTATCTGGATGCCCGAAATTTTCCCCAGGGTAACCCATCAGCTGATCCCGCTCAGGAAAAGCTGAAGGTCTTTTACATCGATGCAAAAAGCAGTGAAAACAACGAGGTTGTGGAATTCACACTTTCCAGCCCGATGGATCTGCAGGGGCTGATGATTCCGACGCGCCAGCTGCATTCGCTGTGTACCTGGTGCATCCGGAACAAGTACCGTACCGGTGATGGTTGTGATTATGCCGGCACGCGCTATTTCGATAAGCACAATAATCCGGTTGATGATCCGTCGCTCGACGAATGTAACGGCACGCTGACGGCCTGCAAGCTCCGGCATGGAGACGGCAACGAGCTGCCGTTCGGCGGCTTCCCCGGAACATCCCTTATCAGGAGCTGA
- a CDS encoding phage tail tape measure protein has protein sequence MAQTAVGDLVVNLDVNSTKFNEQLNYVKKELKQTGNAANDEALRIQQSFSRQENAARKAGISVGQYSQAMRMLPAQFTDVATQLAGGQNPWLILLQQGGQVKDSFGGIIPTFRALMGTISPMMLGIGALSVATGALFYAWYQGSSTLSDFNKTLVLSGNTAGLTADRMLVLARNGQAAGLTFNQTSEALTELINAGVRAGSGFDVMSQAVARFTDASGVPVEKVAAAYGKLATDPTSGLIAMAQQFHNVTAEQIAHVAQLQRAGDEAGALQAANEAATAGFNDQTKSIRDNMGTIESAADTLKRAFKSMWDAALDIGRPDTSQEIVAKAEAAFKKADEIWNLRKGDHYVNDEARARFWNDRETARLALDMAQQQAGVAKANEENASREAAAESDRQKYAAQAQANYAKSQTALEKYTARQNELNKALKAGRILQADYNINLAAAKKEYEDTLKKPKKSPAVRTPAGARATDTASAQTMELEAQLRTLQEHKGINDTISQQRQELWRQQSRFVVLEAAAKTRTLSAEEKSLLASKSEVLSRAEMNAKLGDQIVAQERLNRLQDTSQKYVTQIGEKTRALKDGGAMSSRAAQRQNEEAQLRQGWMNAGGSETAQGYQNELAALKNYYAEQDNLRGDWLSGAKSAWADYADSAADAYGQMKSFATSTFDGIGQNMADMLTTGKANWADFTRSTLSMLTQILMKQAMSGLVSSATSALGFSGGGFTGSGGKYEPAGVVHRGEFVFTKEATSRIGVRNLYGMMKGYATGGLVGGNGTGPAAAPFGVRVYAPVTVENASGGAQQQNDGDRLGKAYQQVINKSVNDGIAQAIRPGGLIWNATNRR, from the coding sequence ATGGCCCAGACGGCAGTCGGTGATCTGGTCGTTAACCTTGACGTTAACTCGACGAAATTTAACGAGCAGCTCAACTACGTCAAAAAAGAATTAAAACAGACCGGCAATGCGGCGAATGACGAAGCTTTACGGATCCAGCAGTCCTTCAGCCGCCAGGAGAATGCCGCGCGTAAGGCGGGTATTTCTGTCGGTCAGTATAGCCAGGCGATGCGTATGCTTCCGGCGCAGTTTACCGATGTGGCGACGCAGCTGGCGGGCGGCCAGAACCCCTGGCTGATTCTGCTTCAGCAGGGCGGGCAGGTTAAGGATTCCTTTGGCGGGATTATTCCAACATTTCGGGCGCTGATGGGGACAATTTCCCCCATGATGCTTGGCATTGGAGCATTGTCCGTTGCAACGGGTGCGCTGTTTTACGCCTGGTACCAGGGCTCTTCCACACTGTCTGATTTCAACAAAACGCTGGTATTGTCGGGGAACACTGCCGGGTTGACTGCCGACCGTATGCTGGTACTGGCCCGAAACGGGCAGGCGGCGGGGCTGACGTTCAACCAGACCAGTGAGGCGCTGACAGAACTGATTAACGCGGGTGTGCGTGCCGGTTCTGGCTTTGATGTTATGAGCCAGGCAGTGGCACGCTTTACCGATGCATCCGGCGTGCCGGTGGAGAAGGTTGCTGCAGCCTACGGCAAGCTCGCAACTGACCCAACATCGGGTCTGATCGCGATGGCTCAGCAGTTCCACAATGTTACCGCAGAACAGATTGCCCATGTGGCGCAGCTGCAGCGTGCAGGTGATGAGGCAGGCGCACTGCAGGCAGCAAACGAGGCTGCTACTGCCGGATTTAACGATCAGACAAAATCTATCCGCGACAACATGGGGACGATTGAGTCTGCTGCAGACACACTGAAGCGCGCATTCAAGTCCATGTGGGATGCCGCACTGGATATTGGTCGCCCCGATACCTCTCAAGAGATAGTGGCAAAAGCAGAGGCTGCTTTCAAAAAGGCCGATGAAATCTGGAACCTGCGTAAGGGTGATCATTATGTAAATGATGAGGCACGCGCCCGGTTCTGGAATGACCGCGAAACGGCCAGGCTGGCGCTTGACATGGCACAGCAGCAGGCGGGAGTTGCCAAAGCGAACGAAGAAAATGCCTCCCGTGAGGCGGCAGCGGAATCCGATCGTCAGAAGTATGCCGCGCAGGCACAGGCGAACTATGCAAAAAGCCAGACTGCTCTGGAAAAATATACGGCCAGGCAGAACGAACTCAACAAGGCGCTGAAAGCTGGTCGGATCCTCCAGGCTGACTACAACATCAACCTTGCTGCTGCGAAAAAAGAGTACGAAGACACCCTTAAAAAGCCGAAGAAATCCCCCGCAGTCAGAACACCTGCCGGTGCTCGTGCGACAGACACCGCCAGCGCCCAGACGATGGAGTTGGAGGCGCAGTTACGTACTTTGCAGGAGCATAAGGGGATAAATGACACTATCAGTCAGCAGCGTCAGGAGCTGTGGCGTCAGCAGTCCCGCTTTGTCGTGCTGGAAGCCGCAGCGAAGACCAGGACGCTCTCTGCTGAGGAAAAATCCCTGCTGGCCAGCAAAAGCGAGGTGCTTTCCCGCGCGGAGATGAATGCAAAACTCGGCGATCAGATCGTAGCCCAGGAGCGACTAAACCGCCTGCAGGACACATCCCAGAAATATGTTACACAGATCGGCGAGAAAACCCGTGCGCTGAAGGACGGCGGGGCAATGAGTAGTCGTGCTGCGCAACGCCAGAATGAAGAAGCTCAGCTTCGCCAGGGCTGGATGAATGCCGGTGGATCAGAAACCGCTCAGGGCTATCAGAACGAACTGGCTGCGCTCAAAAACTACTACGCTGAGCAGGATAATCTGCGCGGAGACTGGCTGTCTGGTGCGAAATCAGCCTGGGCCGACTATGCCGACTCCGCTGCTGATGCCTATGGCCAGATGAAGTCGTTTGCCACCAGTACGTTTGATGGTATCGGGCAGAACATGGCGGATATGCTCACTACCGGAAAGGCAAACTGGGCTGATTTTACCCGGTCAACATTGTCGATGCTGACGCAAATCCTGATGAAGCAGGCAATGTCAGGTCTGGTGAGCTCGGCTACATCAGCGTTGGGATTTTCCGGGGGCGGGTTTACCGGTTCAGGCGGGAAATATGAGCCTGCAGGTGTTGTTCACCGTGGTGAATTTGTCTTCACCAAAGAGGCAACCAGCCGGATTGGCGTCAGGAACCTTTACGGGATGATGAAAGGCTACGCCACTGGCGGTCTTGTCGGGGGCAATGGTACAGGGCCAGCTGCAGCACCTTTCGGTGTCAGAGTGTATGCGCCCGTGACGGTCGAGAATGCCTCCGGGGGAGCGCAGCAGCAAAATGACGGTGACAGGCTGGGTAAGGCGTACCAGCAGGTGATTAACAAATCTGTCAATGATGGTATCGCTCAGGCAATCCGGCCAGGTGGGCTCATCTGGAATGCGACCAATCGCAGGTAA
- a CDS encoding phage tail assembly protein T: MKLAREFGRPDWRAMLAGMTSTEYGDWKIFYRDNFFHDVQLDAHFSSLLYSISTLFFADPELSPDSFSILSPEPESIDIDDPDDDTLMAKAEGISGGVRYGPDGSR, from the coding sequence ATGAAACTGGCGCGTGAGTTCGGTCGCCCTGACTGGCGCGCCATGCTTGCTGGCATGACTTCAACAGAATACGGCGACTGGAAAATATTCTACCGGGACAACTTCTTTCATGATGTGCAGCTGGATGCTCATTTCTCCAGTCTGCTCTACTCCATCTCAACCCTGTTTTTTGCCGATCCGGAATTATCCCCGGACAGTTTCAGCATTCTTTCCCCTGAACCGGAATCCATCGACATCGATGATCCGGATGACGATACGCTGATGGCGAAGGCTGAAGGTATTTCAGGAGGCGTGCGCTATGGCCCAGACGGCAGTCGGTGA
- a CDS encoding phage minor tail protein G — translation MFLKSELLESNGSSVTLFQLSALQRIEHLEYLKQLEAVEEGDFQAAITLTVKSGAYLVAMSLWHDHALKGSGGNAAADVAKIQDEVMQSWPTELIAEAEYKVKLLSGMIAPVADELAEPGEERNEPAEPVTAEKPSPVS, via the coding sequence ATGTTTCTAAAAAGCGAACTGCTTGAAAGTAATGGCAGCAGTGTCACATTGTTCCAGCTGTCGGCGCTGCAGCGTATTGAACACCTCGAATACCTGAAACAGCTGGAAGCAGTTGAAGAGGGCGATTTTCAGGCGGCCATTACACTCACCGTGAAGAGCGGGGCGTACCTTGTGGCGATGTCGCTCTGGCACGACCACGCACTGAAAGGCTCAGGAGGAAACGCGGCGGCGGACGTCGCGAAGATTCAGGATGAAGTCATGCAGTCATGGCCGACTGAACTCATTGCCGAAGCAGAATATAAGGTAAAACTCCTGTCCGGCATGATTGCGCCTGTAGCTGATGAACTGGCAGAGCCAGGCGAAGAGCGTAATGAGCCTGCAGAACCCGTGACTGCGGAAAAGCCCTCGCCAGTGAGCTGA
- a CDS encoding tail protein: MAIPNPLAPTKGAGTTLWVYAGTGDPYANPLSDVDWLRLAKIKDLQPGELTAESEDDTYIDDKNADWTSTMQGQKSAGETNLTLAWMPGDSGQQDLVIWFDEGTVKGYKIKYPNGVVDVFKGWVSSLGKTVSSKEVMTRTVKITNNGKPSLAEDSGTPPIAVTGISLDKSTAAVAVAATTQLAVSVLPASASDTSFRVASSDPSKATVTVSGNTLTITGVAAGTVEIIVMSNDGNFVAICKVTVS, encoded by the coding sequence ATGGCCATACCAAATCCGCTGGCACCGACAAAAGGTGCCGGTACCACTCTCTGGGTTTACGCCGGAACCGGCGATCCCTACGCCAATCCGCTTTCAGACGTTGACTGGTTGCGTCTGGCAAAAATTAAAGACCTGCAGCCCGGTGAACTGACCGCTGAATCAGAAGATGACACCTACATCGATGATAAGAATGCCGACTGGACATCAACGATGCAGGGGCAGAAATCAGCCGGTGAAACCAACCTGACGCTGGCATGGATGCCGGGGGATTCCGGTCAGCAGGACCTGGTGATCTGGTTCGATGAAGGCACCGTGAAAGGATATAAAATCAAATATCCGAATGGTGTTGTCGATGTCTTTAAGGGCTGGGTAAGCAGCCTGGGTAAGACGGTTTCATCCAAAGAGGTTATGACCCGCACGGTAAAAATTACCAATAACGGCAAACCATCGCTGGCAGAAGACAGCGGCACACCGCCGATTGCCGTCACGGGGATCAGCCTGGATAAATCTACCGCAGCTGTGGCGGTTGCTGCCACGACGCAACTGGCGGTATCTGTCCTGCCGGCAAGTGCTTCGGATACATCCTTCCGTGTCGCCAGCTCTGATCCTTCAAAAGCAACGGTCACCGTCAGCGGTAATACCCTGACCATCACCGGCGTGGCGGCAGGTACCGTCGAAATCATCGTCATGAGCAATGACGGTAACTTTGTGGCGATCTGCAAAGTCACTGTTTCCTGA